The Neomonachus schauinslandi chromosome 11, ASM220157v2, whole genome shotgun sequence genome contains a region encoding:
- the SLC22A6 gene encoding solute carrier family 22 member 6 isoform X1, with translation MAFNDLLQQVGGVGRFQQIQVTLVVLPLLLMASHNTLQNFTAAIPTHHCRPPADANLSKDGELEAWLPRDRQGQPESCLLFTIPQQGPPFPNGTGATEPCTNGWIYDNGTFPSTIVTEWDLVCSNRALRQLAQSLYMVGVLLGAMVFGYLADRLGRRKLLILNYLQTAVSGTCAAFAPNFPVYCAFRLLSGMSLAGISLNCMTLNVEWMPIHTRACVGTLTGYVYSLGQFLLAGVALAVPHWRHLQLLVSVPFFAFFIYSWFFIESARWYSSSGRLDLTLRALQRVAWINGKREEGTKLSMEVLRASLQKELTMGKGQASALELLRCPALRHLFFCLSTLWFATSFAYYGLVMDLQGFGVSIYLIQVIFGAVDLPAKLVGFLVINSLGRRPAQMASLLLAGICILVNGVVPQDQSIVRTSLAVLGKGCLAASFNCIFLYTGELYPTVIRQTGMGMGSTMARVGSIVSPLVGMTAELYPSVPLFIYGAVPVAASAVTALLPETLGQPLPDTVHDMESRWERRGKPRRQEQEQRKKMVPLQAAARENVL, from the exons ATGGCCTTCAACGACCTCCTGCAGCAGGTGGGGGGTGTCGGCCGCTTCCAGCAGATCCAGGTCACTCTGGTggtcctccccctgctcctgatGGCCTCCCACAACACCCTGCAGAACTTCACCGCTGCCATCCCCACCCACCACTGCCGCCCGCCTGCCGACGCCAACCTCAGCAAGGACGGGGAGCTGGAGGCCTGGCTGCCCCGGGACAGGCAGGGGCAGCCGGAGTCCTGCCTCCTCTTCACCATCCCCCAACAGGGACCGCCTTTTCCCAACGGCACGGGGGCCACAGAGCCCTGCACCAACGGCTGGATCTATGACAACGGCACCTTCCCTTCCACCATCGTGACTGAG TGGGACCTCGTGTGTTCTAACAGGGCCTTACGCCAGCTGGCCCAGTCCTTGTACATGGTAGGGGTGCTTCTTGGAGCCATGGTGTTCGGCTACCTGGCAGACAG gctGGGCCGCCGCAAGTTGCTGATCTTGAACTACCTGCAGACGGCCGTGTCAGGAACCTGCGCCGCCTTCGCTCCCAACTTCCCTGTCTACTGTGCCTTCCGGCTCCTCTCCGGCATGTCGCTGGCTGGCATCTCCCTCAACTGCATGACACTGA ATGTGGAGTGGATGCCCATCCACACGCGGGCTTGTGTGGGCACCCTGACTGGCTATGTCTACAGCCTGGGCCAGTTTCTCCTGGCCGGGGTGGCCTTGGCCGTGCCCCACTGGCGCCACCTGCAGCTCCTGGTCTCCGTGCCTTTTTTCGCCTTCTTCATCTACTCCTG GTTCTTCATCGAGTCGGCCCGCTGGTACTCCTCCTCTGGGAGGCTAGATCTCACCCTGAGGGCCCTACAGAGAGTGGCCTGGATCAATGGGAAGCGGGAAGAGGGGACCAAGCTAAGTATGGAG GTGCTCCGGGCCAGTCTGCAGAAGGAGCTGACCATGGGCAAAGGCCAGGCTTCCGCCTTGGAGTTGCTGCGCTGCCCCGCCCTTCGCcacctcttcttctgcctctccacGCTTTG GTTTGCCACTAGTTTTGCCTACTATGGGCTGGTCATGGACCTGCAGGGCTTTGGGGTCAGCATCTACCTAATCCAGGTGATTTTTGGTGCCGTGGACCTGCCTGCCAAGCTTGTGGGCTTCCTTGTCATCAACTCTCTGGGCCGCCGGCCTGCCCAGATGGCCTCACTGCTGCTGGCAGGCATCTGCATCCTGGTCAACGGGGTGGTACCCCAGG ATCAGTCCATTGTCCGAACCTCTCTTGCTGTGCTGGGGAAAGGCTGCCTGGCTGCCTCCTTCAACTGCATCTTCCTCTATACTGGGGAGCTGTACCCCACAGTGATCCG GCAGACAGGCATGGGAATGGGCAGCACCATGGCCCGTGTGGGCAGCATCGTGAGCCCACTGGTGGGCATGACTGCTGAGCTCTACCCCTCCGTGCCTCTCTTCATCTACGGCGCGGTCCCCGTGGCCGCCAGCGCTGTCACTGCCCTCCTGCCAGAGACCCTGGGCCAGCCACTGCCAGACACCGTGCATGACATGGAAAGCAGGTGGGA gaggagaggaaagccAAGGCGGCAGGAGCAAGAGCAACGGAAGAAGATGGTCCCGCTCCAGGCCGCAGCACGAGAGAATGTACTCTGA
- the SLC22A6 gene encoding solute carrier family 22 member 6 isoform X3 — MAFNDLLQQVGGVGRFQQIQVTLVVLPLLLMASHNTLQNFTAAIPTHHCRPPADANLSKDGELEAWLPRDRQGQPESCLLFTIPQQGPPFPNGTGATEPCTNGWIYDNGTFPSTIVTEWDLVCSNRALRQLAQSLYMVGVLLGAMVFGYLADRLGRRKLLILNYLQTAVSGTCAAFAPNFPVYCAFRLLSGMSLAGISLNCMTLNVEWMPIHTRACVGTLTGYVYSLGQFLLAGVALAVPHWRHLQLLVSVPFFAFFIYSWFFIESARWYSSSGRLDLTLRALQRVAWINGKREEGTKLSMEVLRASLQKELTMGKGQASALELLRCPALRHLFFCLSTLWFATSFAYYGLVMDLQGFGVSIYLIQVIFGAVDLPAKLVGFLVINSLGRRPAQMASLLLAGICILVNGVVPQDQSIVRTSLAVLGKGCLAASFNCIFLYTGELYPTVIRQTGMGMGSTMARVGSIVSPLVGMTAELYPSVPLFIYGAVPVAASAVTALLPETLGQPLPDTVHDMESRRGKPRRQEQEQRKKMVPLQAAARENVL; from the exons ATGGCCTTCAACGACCTCCTGCAGCAGGTGGGGGGTGTCGGCCGCTTCCAGCAGATCCAGGTCACTCTGGTggtcctccccctgctcctgatGGCCTCCCACAACACCCTGCAGAACTTCACCGCTGCCATCCCCACCCACCACTGCCGCCCGCCTGCCGACGCCAACCTCAGCAAGGACGGGGAGCTGGAGGCCTGGCTGCCCCGGGACAGGCAGGGGCAGCCGGAGTCCTGCCTCCTCTTCACCATCCCCCAACAGGGACCGCCTTTTCCCAACGGCACGGGGGCCACAGAGCCCTGCACCAACGGCTGGATCTATGACAACGGCACCTTCCCTTCCACCATCGTGACTGAG TGGGACCTCGTGTGTTCTAACAGGGCCTTACGCCAGCTGGCCCAGTCCTTGTACATGGTAGGGGTGCTTCTTGGAGCCATGGTGTTCGGCTACCTGGCAGACAG gctGGGCCGCCGCAAGTTGCTGATCTTGAACTACCTGCAGACGGCCGTGTCAGGAACCTGCGCCGCCTTCGCTCCCAACTTCCCTGTCTACTGTGCCTTCCGGCTCCTCTCCGGCATGTCGCTGGCTGGCATCTCCCTCAACTGCATGACACTGA ATGTGGAGTGGATGCCCATCCACACGCGGGCTTGTGTGGGCACCCTGACTGGCTATGTCTACAGCCTGGGCCAGTTTCTCCTGGCCGGGGTGGCCTTGGCCGTGCCCCACTGGCGCCACCTGCAGCTCCTGGTCTCCGTGCCTTTTTTCGCCTTCTTCATCTACTCCTG GTTCTTCATCGAGTCGGCCCGCTGGTACTCCTCCTCTGGGAGGCTAGATCTCACCCTGAGGGCCCTACAGAGAGTGGCCTGGATCAATGGGAAGCGGGAAGAGGGGACCAAGCTAAGTATGGAG GTGCTCCGGGCCAGTCTGCAGAAGGAGCTGACCATGGGCAAAGGCCAGGCTTCCGCCTTGGAGTTGCTGCGCTGCCCCGCCCTTCGCcacctcttcttctgcctctccacGCTTTG GTTTGCCACTAGTTTTGCCTACTATGGGCTGGTCATGGACCTGCAGGGCTTTGGGGTCAGCATCTACCTAATCCAGGTGATTTTTGGTGCCGTGGACCTGCCTGCCAAGCTTGTGGGCTTCCTTGTCATCAACTCTCTGGGCCGCCGGCCTGCCCAGATGGCCTCACTGCTGCTGGCAGGCATCTGCATCCTGGTCAACGGGGTGGTACCCCAGG ATCAGTCCATTGTCCGAACCTCTCTTGCTGTGCTGGGGAAAGGCTGCCTGGCTGCCTCCTTCAACTGCATCTTCCTCTATACTGGGGAGCTGTACCCCACAGTGATCCG GCAGACAGGCATGGGAATGGGCAGCACCATGGCCCGTGTGGGCAGCATCGTGAGCCCACTGGTGGGCATGACTGCTGAGCTCTACCCCTCCGTGCCTCTCTTCATCTACGGCGCGGTCCCCGTGGCCGCCAGCGCTGTCACTGCCCTCCTGCCAGAGACCCTGGGCCAGCCACTGCCAGACACCGTGCATGACATGGAAAGCAG gagaggaaagccAAGGCGGCAGGAGCAAGAGCAACGGAAGAAGATGGTCCCGCTCCAGGCCGCAGCACGAGAGAATGTACTCTGA
- the SLC22A6 gene encoding solute carrier family 22 member 6 isoform X4, producing MAFNDLLQQVGGVGRFQQIQVTLVVLPLLLMASHNTLQNFTAAIPTHHCRPPADANLSKDGELEAWLPRDRQGQPESCLLFTIPQQGPPFPNGTGATEPCTNGWIYDNGTFPSTIVTEWDLVCSNRALRQLAQSLYMVGVLLGAMVFGYLADRLGRRKLLILNYLQTAVSGTCAAFAPNFPVYCAFRLLSGMSLAGISLNCMTLNVEWMPIHTRACVGTLTGYVYSLGQFLLAGVALAVPHWRHLQLLVSVPFFAFFIYSWFFIESARWYSSSGRLDLTLRALQRVAWINGKREEGTKLSMEVLRASLQKELTMGKGQASALELLRCPALRHLFFCLSTLWFATSFAYYGLVMDLQGFGVSIYLIQVIFGAVDLPAKLVGFLVINSLGRRPAQMASLLLAGICILVNGVVPQDQSIVRTSLAVLGKGCLAASFNCIFLYTGELYPTVIRAVTALLPETLGQPLPDTVHDMESRRGKPRRQEQEQRKKMVPLQAAARENVL from the exons ATGGCCTTCAACGACCTCCTGCAGCAGGTGGGGGGTGTCGGCCGCTTCCAGCAGATCCAGGTCACTCTGGTggtcctccccctgctcctgatGGCCTCCCACAACACCCTGCAGAACTTCACCGCTGCCATCCCCACCCACCACTGCCGCCCGCCTGCCGACGCCAACCTCAGCAAGGACGGGGAGCTGGAGGCCTGGCTGCCCCGGGACAGGCAGGGGCAGCCGGAGTCCTGCCTCCTCTTCACCATCCCCCAACAGGGACCGCCTTTTCCCAACGGCACGGGGGCCACAGAGCCCTGCACCAACGGCTGGATCTATGACAACGGCACCTTCCCTTCCACCATCGTGACTGAG TGGGACCTCGTGTGTTCTAACAGGGCCTTACGCCAGCTGGCCCAGTCCTTGTACATGGTAGGGGTGCTTCTTGGAGCCATGGTGTTCGGCTACCTGGCAGACAG gctGGGCCGCCGCAAGTTGCTGATCTTGAACTACCTGCAGACGGCCGTGTCAGGAACCTGCGCCGCCTTCGCTCCCAACTTCCCTGTCTACTGTGCCTTCCGGCTCCTCTCCGGCATGTCGCTGGCTGGCATCTCCCTCAACTGCATGACACTGA ATGTGGAGTGGATGCCCATCCACACGCGGGCTTGTGTGGGCACCCTGACTGGCTATGTCTACAGCCTGGGCCAGTTTCTCCTGGCCGGGGTGGCCTTGGCCGTGCCCCACTGGCGCCACCTGCAGCTCCTGGTCTCCGTGCCTTTTTTCGCCTTCTTCATCTACTCCTG GTTCTTCATCGAGTCGGCCCGCTGGTACTCCTCCTCTGGGAGGCTAGATCTCACCCTGAGGGCCCTACAGAGAGTGGCCTGGATCAATGGGAAGCGGGAAGAGGGGACCAAGCTAAGTATGGAG GTGCTCCGGGCCAGTCTGCAGAAGGAGCTGACCATGGGCAAAGGCCAGGCTTCCGCCTTGGAGTTGCTGCGCTGCCCCGCCCTTCGCcacctcttcttctgcctctccacGCTTTG GTTTGCCACTAGTTTTGCCTACTATGGGCTGGTCATGGACCTGCAGGGCTTTGGGGTCAGCATCTACCTAATCCAGGTGATTTTTGGTGCCGTGGACCTGCCTGCCAAGCTTGTGGGCTTCCTTGTCATCAACTCTCTGGGCCGCCGGCCTGCCCAGATGGCCTCACTGCTGCTGGCAGGCATCTGCATCCTGGTCAACGGGGTGGTACCCCAGG ATCAGTCCATTGTCCGAACCTCTCTTGCTGTGCTGGGGAAAGGCTGCCTGGCTGCCTCCTTCAACTGCATCTTCCTCTATACTGGGGAGCTGTACCCCACAGTGATCCG CGCTGTCACTGCCCTCCTGCCAGAGACCCTGGGCCAGCCACTGCCAGACACCGTGCATGACATGGAAAGCAG gagaggaaagccAAGGCGGCAGGAGCAAGAGCAACGGAAGAAGATGGTCCCGCTCCAGGCCGCAGCACGAGAGAATGTACTCTGA
- the SLC22A6 gene encoding solute carrier family 22 member 6 isoform X2 encodes MAFNDLLQQVGGVGRFQQIQVTLVVLPLLLMASHNTLQNFTAAIPTHHCRPPADANLSKDGELEAWLPRDRQGQPESCLLFTIPQQGPPFPNGTGATEPCTNGWIYDNGTFPSTIVTEWDLVCSNRALRQLAQSLYMVGVLLGAMVFGYLADRLGRRKLLILNYLQTAVSGTCAAFAPNFPVYCAFRLLSGMSLAGISLNCMTLNVEWMPIHTRACVGTLTGYVYSLGQFLLAGVALAVPHWRHLQLLVSVPFFAFFIYSWFFIESARWYSSSGRLDLTLRALQRVAWINGKREEGTKLSMEVLRASLQKELTMGKGQASALELLRCPALRHLFFCLSTLWFATSFAYYGLVMDLQGFGVSIYLIQVIFGAVDLPAKLVGFLVINSLGRRPAQMASLLLAGICILVNGVVPQDQSIVRTSLAVLGKGCLAASFNCIFLYTGELYPTVIRQTGMGMGSTMARVGSIVSPLVGMTAELYPSVPLFIYGAVPVAASAVTALLPETLGQPLPDTVHDMESRRRGKPRRQEQEQRKKMVPLQAAARENVL; translated from the exons ATGGCCTTCAACGACCTCCTGCAGCAGGTGGGGGGTGTCGGCCGCTTCCAGCAGATCCAGGTCACTCTGGTggtcctccccctgctcctgatGGCCTCCCACAACACCCTGCAGAACTTCACCGCTGCCATCCCCACCCACCACTGCCGCCCGCCTGCCGACGCCAACCTCAGCAAGGACGGGGAGCTGGAGGCCTGGCTGCCCCGGGACAGGCAGGGGCAGCCGGAGTCCTGCCTCCTCTTCACCATCCCCCAACAGGGACCGCCTTTTCCCAACGGCACGGGGGCCACAGAGCCCTGCACCAACGGCTGGATCTATGACAACGGCACCTTCCCTTCCACCATCGTGACTGAG TGGGACCTCGTGTGTTCTAACAGGGCCTTACGCCAGCTGGCCCAGTCCTTGTACATGGTAGGGGTGCTTCTTGGAGCCATGGTGTTCGGCTACCTGGCAGACAG gctGGGCCGCCGCAAGTTGCTGATCTTGAACTACCTGCAGACGGCCGTGTCAGGAACCTGCGCCGCCTTCGCTCCCAACTTCCCTGTCTACTGTGCCTTCCGGCTCCTCTCCGGCATGTCGCTGGCTGGCATCTCCCTCAACTGCATGACACTGA ATGTGGAGTGGATGCCCATCCACACGCGGGCTTGTGTGGGCACCCTGACTGGCTATGTCTACAGCCTGGGCCAGTTTCTCCTGGCCGGGGTGGCCTTGGCCGTGCCCCACTGGCGCCACCTGCAGCTCCTGGTCTCCGTGCCTTTTTTCGCCTTCTTCATCTACTCCTG GTTCTTCATCGAGTCGGCCCGCTGGTACTCCTCCTCTGGGAGGCTAGATCTCACCCTGAGGGCCCTACAGAGAGTGGCCTGGATCAATGGGAAGCGGGAAGAGGGGACCAAGCTAAGTATGGAG GTGCTCCGGGCCAGTCTGCAGAAGGAGCTGACCATGGGCAAAGGCCAGGCTTCCGCCTTGGAGTTGCTGCGCTGCCCCGCCCTTCGCcacctcttcttctgcctctccacGCTTTG GTTTGCCACTAGTTTTGCCTACTATGGGCTGGTCATGGACCTGCAGGGCTTTGGGGTCAGCATCTACCTAATCCAGGTGATTTTTGGTGCCGTGGACCTGCCTGCCAAGCTTGTGGGCTTCCTTGTCATCAACTCTCTGGGCCGCCGGCCTGCCCAGATGGCCTCACTGCTGCTGGCAGGCATCTGCATCCTGGTCAACGGGGTGGTACCCCAGG ATCAGTCCATTGTCCGAACCTCTCTTGCTGTGCTGGGGAAAGGCTGCCTGGCTGCCTCCTTCAACTGCATCTTCCTCTATACTGGGGAGCTGTACCCCACAGTGATCCG GCAGACAGGCATGGGAATGGGCAGCACCATGGCCCGTGTGGGCAGCATCGTGAGCCCACTGGTGGGCATGACTGCTGAGCTCTACCCCTCCGTGCCTCTCTTCATCTACGGCGCGGTCCCCGTGGCCGCCAGCGCTGTCACTGCCCTCCTGCCAGAGACCCTGGGCCAGCCACTGCCAGACACCGTGCATGACATGGAAAGCAG gaggagaggaaagccAAGGCGGCAGGAGCAAGAGCAACGGAAGAAGATGGTCCCGCTCCAGGCCGCAGCACGAGAGAATGTACTCTGA